A stretch of Amycolatopsis balhimycina FH 1894 DNA encodes these proteins:
- a CDS encoding MFS transporter — translation MTSPLLAPLREARFRALVTGRTFADFANAVAPFALAFAVVDLTGSAVDLGVVVGARSLANVLFVLFGGMLADRLPRSVILQGTATAAALTQAAIAASVLWGFASVPLLIGLSLVNGAVSAISLPAAASLTPLTVPGPLLAQANALVRLLSNAGRIAGAGLAGVLVTFAGSGWALAGDAVLFLAAALTYSRIRLPRGERLPSRRPLAELGEGWREFRARSWVWLVVLQFMIVNAVNAGALLVIGPLVADDTFGRTGWGLALAVQTAGSLVGGVIAAHWQPRRILLVGVALVMADALPMLALGETPYLLPLLAAMFLSGVTIEQFAVAWDVSLQEHIPPDKLARVYSYDMLGSFLAMPLGQITAGPLAEHAGREATLLGGAALIVGATALVLCSRQVRTLVRRAPVSPGAPG, via the coding sequence GTGACCTCGCCCCTGCTCGCCCCGCTGCGGGAAGCGCGGTTCCGCGCCCTCGTCACCGGGCGGACGTTCGCCGACTTCGCCAATGCCGTCGCGCCGTTCGCGCTCGCGTTCGCCGTGGTGGACCTCACCGGTTCGGCCGTCGACCTCGGCGTCGTCGTCGGGGCGCGGTCGCTCGCCAACGTGCTTTTCGTCCTGTTCGGCGGCATGCTGGCCGACCGGCTGCCGCGATCGGTGATCCTGCAGGGCACCGCAACCGCCGCCGCTCTCACGCAGGCGGCCATCGCCGCGAGCGTCCTGTGGGGATTCGCGTCCGTCCCGCTGCTGATCGGGCTCAGCCTGGTCAACGGGGCCGTCTCGGCGATCTCGCTGCCCGCCGCCGCTTCGCTCACGCCGCTGACCGTGCCCGGACCGCTGCTCGCCCAGGCGAACGCGCTGGTCCGGCTGCTGTCGAACGCCGGCCGCATCGCCGGCGCCGGGCTGGCCGGGGTCCTCGTCACCTTCGCCGGTTCGGGCTGGGCACTCGCCGGGGACGCCGTACTGTTCCTCGCCGCCGCGCTGACGTACAGCCGGATCCGGCTGCCGCGCGGCGAACGGCTCCCCAGCCGCCGTCCGCTCGCCGAGCTCGGCGAAGGCTGGCGCGAGTTCCGCGCCCGGTCCTGGGTGTGGCTGGTGGTACTGCAGTTCATGATCGTCAACGCGGTCAACGCGGGCGCGTTGCTGGTGATTGGCCCGCTGGTCGCCGACGACACCTTCGGCCGCACCGGCTGGGGCCTCGCGCTGGCCGTGCAGACGGCCGGGTCCCTGGTCGGCGGCGTCATCGCCGCGCACTGGCAACCACGGCGGATCCTGCTGGTCGGGGTCGCGCTGGTCATGGCCGACGCGCTGCCGATGCTGGCCCTCGGCGAAACACCGTATCTGCTGCCGCTGCTGGCGGCGATGTTCCTTTCGGGCGTGACGATCGAGCAGTTCGCCGTCGCGTGGGACGTGTCGCTGCAGGAGCACATCCCGCCGGACAAGCTCGCCCGCGTCTACTCCTACGACATGCTCGGCTCGTTCCTCGCGATGCCGCTCGGCCAGATCACCGCCGGTCCCCTGGCGGAGCATGCCGGCCGCGAGGCGACACTGCTCGGAGGCGCGGCACTGATCGTCGGCGCGACCGCGCTCGTGTTGTGCAGCCGTCAGGTGCGAACCCTGGTCCGGCGCGCGCCGGTCAGCCCGGGCGCACCAGGATGA
- a CDS encoding MaoC family dehydratase: MTDRYFEDYVPGVTYECGSVAVTEAEIVEFARRYDPQDFHADPAAAAGGPFGGLIASGWHTASLMMRLYADHYLSTVSSLGSPGVDELRWPRPVRPGVVLRLRATVTEARRSRSKPDRGLVRTRVELVDGGGDIVFSASLLNLILVRPG, from the coding sequence GTGACTGATCGCTACTTCGAGGACTATGTCCCGGGCGTCACCTACGAGTGCGGCAGTGTCGCGGTGACCGAGGCCGAGATCGTCGAGTTCGCCCGGCGCTACGACCCGCAGGACTTCCACGCCGATCCGGCCGCGGCGGCGGGTGGCCCGTTCGGCGGGCTGATCGCCAGCGGCTGGCACACCGCGAGCCTGATGATGCGGCTGTACGCGGACCACTATCTGTCCACTGTGTCCAGTCTGGGCAGCCCGGGCGTCGACGAGCTGCGCTGGCCGCGTCCGGTGCGTCCGGGCGTCGTGCTGCGGCTGCGGGCCACCGTGACCGAGGCGCGGCGCTCCCGTTCGAAACCCGACCGGGGGCTGGTGCGCACCCGCGTCGAGCTCGTCGACGGCGGCGGCGACATCGTGTTCAGCGCGAGCCTGCTGAACCTCATCCTGGTGCGCCCGGGCTGA
- a CDS encoding ArsR/SmtB family transcription factor: MPAEPDIASVAQAIGEPARAAMLLQLMDGDAHTARKLAAVAGIAPSTASSHLRRLRESGLVQVAEAGRQRLHRLAGPEVAQLVETLAALAPPRLPERLQPDPPAGPLLRARACYGHLAGQLGIDIAMALREDGVIGDLAPGETGVLHSFDHPLLVALGISELPDAGPAVRGCLDWSHRTVHLAGALGTALLTALLGAGWVRRRPGGRVLRITETGRRRLGELGLV; encoded by the coding sequence ATGCCCGCTGAGCCCGACATAGCGTCGGTCGCCCAGGCCATCGGCGAGCCGGCACGAGCGGCCATGTTGCTGCAGCTGATGGACGGCGACGCGCACACCGCCCGGAAGTTGGCGGCGGTCGCCGGGATCGCGCCGTCGACGGCGAGTTCCCACTTGCGCCGCCTACGCGAATCGGGTCTGGTCCAGGTGGCCGAAGCGGGCCGACAACGCCTCCACAGGCTCGCCGGCCCGGAGGTGGCCCAGCTGGTGGAGACCTTGGCGGCACTCGCCCCACCCCGGCTGCCGGAACGGCTCCAGCCCGACCCACCCGCCGGACCGCTGCTACGCGCCCGCGCGTGTTACGGCCACCTGGCCGGGCAGCTGGGCATCGACATCGCCATGGCGCTGCGCGAGGACGGAGTCATCGGCGACCTGGCGCCGGGTGAGACGGGCGTGCTGCACAGTTTCGACCACCCACTGCTGGTGGCGCTGGGCATCAGCGAGCTGCCGGACGCGGGACCGGCCGTGCGCGGGTGCCTGGACTGGTCCCACAGGACTGTGCACCTCGCGGGAGCGCTGGGGACAGCACTGCTGACGGCACTGCTCGGCGCGGGCTGGGTGCGCCGCCGCCCAGGTGGAAGAGTCCTGCGCATCACCGAAACCGGACGACGCCGGCTGGGCGAACTCGGCCTCGTCTAA
- a CDS encoding amidase, with product MNDRMLTASELVAAYATGELSPIEATQNALQAIEARDGECNAYCLVDADRALEQAKASEIRWRDGNPIGWLDGVPASIKDMFLTQGWPTVRGSKSISPDQPWDVDSPVAARMREAGLVLLGKTTTPEIAWKGVTDSPLCGITRNPADPSKTAGGSSGGSAAAVAAGMGELSVGTDGGGSVRIPASFCGIVGLKPTHGRIPLYPASPFGPLSHAGPMARSVDDTALLLDVLSMPDHRDPSALAPPVASFREAVRRDVRGLIAAFSPTLGYVDVDPEVAAIVAAAVRALGDAGLHIEENDPGFADPKPAFDILWSSGAAKLLGTFPPGSEARTDPGLRKVWELGRTWTASDYLDATAERAALGILMGEFHTRYDVLITPTVPIAAFEAGHDVPPGSGLSEWPEWTPFTYPFNMTQQPAISVPAGRTSAGLPVGLQIVGPRHSDDLVLAVAKLLEEVRPWAAA from the coding sequence ATGAACGACAGGATGCTGACCGCCAGCGAGCTCGTCGCCGCCTACGCGACCGGTGAGCTGTCACCGATCGAGGCGACGCAGAACGCCCTGCAGGCCATCGAAGCCCGCGACGGCGAGTGCAACGCGTATTGCCTCGTCGACGCCGACCGGGCGCTGGAGCAGGCCAAGGCGTCCGAGATCCGCTGGCGGGACGGCAATCCGATCGGCTGGCTCGACGGCGTGCCCGCGTCGATCAAGGACATGTTCCTCACCCAGGGCTGGCCGACCGTCCGGGGTTCGAAGAGCATCAGCCCGGACCAGCCATGGGACGTCGACAGCCCGGTCGCGGCACGGATGCGCGAGGCCGGCCTGGTGCTGCTGGGCAAGACGACCACGCCCGAGATCGCGTGGAAGGGCGTGACCGACAGCCCGCTGTGCGGCATCACGCGCAACCCGGCCGACCCGTCGAAGACGGCGGGCGGGTCGAGCGGTGGCAGCGCGGCGGCCGTCGCGGCCGGGATGGGCGAGCTGTCCGTCGGCACCGACGGCGGCGGTTCGGTGCGGATCCCGGCGTCGTTCTGCGGGATCGTCGGGCTCAAGCCGACCCACGGCCGGATCCCGCTGTACCCGGCGAGCCCGTTCGGCCCGCTCTCGCACGCCGGCCCGATGGCGCGGTCGGTCGACGACACCGCGTTGCTGCTGGACGTGCTGTCGATGCCGGACCACCGCGACCCGTCCGCGCTGGCGCCGCCGGTGGCGTCGTTCCGCGAGGCGGTCCGGCGGGACGTGCGCGGCCTGATCGCGGCGTTCTCGCCGACGCTCGGCTACGTCGACGTCGACCCGGAGGTGGCCGCGATCGTCGCGGCGGCAGTGCGCGCGCTGGGGGACGCGGGCCTGCACATCGAGGAGAACGACCCCGGGTTCGCCGACCCGAAGCCGGCGTTCGACATCCTGTGGTCCTCGGGTGCGGCGAAGCTGCTCGGCACGTTCCCGCCGGGTTCCGAGGCGCGGACCGACCCTGGTCTGCGCAAGGTCTGGGAACTGGGCCGCACGTGGACGGCGAGCGACTACCTCGACGCGACCGCCGAGCGGGCCGCGCTGGGCATCCTGATGGGCGAGTTCCACACCCGCTACGACGTGCTGATCACCCCGACCGTCCCGATCGCGGCGTTCGAGGCGGGACACGACGTGCCGCCGGGCAGCGGGCTGAGCGAGTGGCCGGAGTGGACGCCGTTCACGTACCCGTTCAACATGACCCAGCAGCCGGCGATCAGCGTGCCGGCCGGCCGCACGTCGGCGGGGCTGCCGGTCGGCCTGCAGATCGTCGGGCCGCGGCACTCGGACGACCTCGTGCTGGCCGTGGCGAAGCTCCTGGAGGAAGTGCGGCCCTGGGCCGCCGCCTGA
- a CDS encoding D-2-hydroxyacid dehydrogenase, with protein MIASEDREAPVLAVLCGESRPPDMRAVESGAVVRYTDAAGLAEALSGADALFVYDFLSTAVPGAWHAADRLRWLHIASAGVDPVLFPGLRESDVVLTNSRGVFDDAIAEYVLGVVLAFAKDFARSHDLQREGRWLHRESERIAGREVVVVGTGPIGRAIARLLRAAGMRVSGAGRRERVGDPDFGVVHESARLTEFLPHADYVVAVAPLTGHTKGMFDARAFAAMKPSARFVNVGRGELVVTSDLVAALEKRTIAGAALDVFDTEPLPPDSPLWGMPGVLISPHMSGDFAGWRTTLVEVFTENFRRWRAGEPLRNVVDKTLGYVPSGNQGDG; from the coding sequence GTGATCGCCTCGGAAGACCGGGAAGCTCCCGTCCTGGCAGTGCTCTGTGGCGAGTCCCGCCCACCGGACATGCGTGCTGTCGAATCCGGGGCGGTCGTGCGTTACACGGATGCGGCAGGCCTTGCTGAAGCGTTGTCCGGAGCGGACGCCCTCTTCGTCTACGACTTCCTCTCCACGGCGGTGCCGGGTGCCTGGCACGCGGCCGACCGGCTGCGCTGGCTGCACATCGCCAGCGCGGGCGTCGACCCGGTGCTGTTCCCCGGGCTGCGGGAGAGCGACGTGGTCCTGACGAACTCGCGGGGCGTCTTCGACGACGCCATCGCGGAGTACGTGCTGGGCGTGGTGCTCGCCTTCGCGAAGGACTTCGCACGGTCGCACGACCTGCAGCGCGAGGGGCGCTGGCTGCACCGGGAGAGCGAGCGGATCGCCGGACGTGAGGTGGTCGTCGTCGGCACCGGGCCGATCGGCCGGGCCATCGCGCGGCTGCTGCGCGCGGCCGGGATGCGGGTGAGCGGTGCCGGGCGCCGTGAGCGCGTCGGCGATCCGGACTTCGGCGTCGTCCACGAGTCCGCGCGGCTCACGGAGTTCCTTCCGCACGCTGACTACGTCGTCGCCGTCGCGCCGCTGACCGGGCACACCAAGGGCATGTTCGACGCACGGGCGTTCGCCGCGATGAAGCCGTCGGCGCGGTTCGTCAACGTCGGCCGCGGCGAGCTGGTGGTGACGTCCGACCTGGTCGCGGCGCTCGAAAAACGGACCATCGCCGGGGCCGCGCTCGACGTGTTCGACACCGAGCCGCTGCCGCCGGACAGCCCGTTGTGGGGCATGCCCGGCGTGCTGATTTCGCCGCACATGTCCGGTGACTTCGCCGGCTGGCGCACCACGCTGGTCGAGGTGTTCACCGAAAACTTCCGCCGCTGGCGCGCTGGGGAGCCGCTGCGCAATGTCGTCGACAAGACGCTCGGCTACGTGCCGTCGGGGAACCAGGGAGACGGATGA
- a CDS encoding maleate cis-trans isomerase family protein encodes MDFDFLAFEGPLAQRGIGVIAPFDLALERELWRWVPMEVSLHLARTPYEPVPVSMEMARLVSDSHHLAGATRDVLHVEPEVVAYLCTSGSFVNGVDYERSLTKAICDAGAPDAVTTSGALAEVLTQLDLHRVSVLTPYDADLTRALHDFLAELGVETVASDHLGLGGGIWKVSYRTIAERILAADHGDAEAIFVSCTNLPTYDVIEPLEAALGKPVLTANQLTMWACLRRMNLPIVGPGRWLRDVS; translated from the coding sequence TTGGATTTCGACTTCCTGGCGTTCGAGGGCCCGCTGGCGCAACGCGGCATCGGCGTGATCGCCCCCTTCGACCTCGCGCTGGAGCGCGAGCTCTGGCGCTGGGTGCCGATGGAGGTCTCCCTCCACCTCGCCCGCACGCCGTACGAGCCGGTGCCGGTCAGCATGGAGATGGCCCGCCTCGTCAGCGACAGCCACCACCTGGCCGGCGCCACCCGCGACGTGCTGCACGTCGAGCCCGAGGTCGTCGCCTACCTCTGCACGTCGGGCAGCTTCGTCAACGGCGTCGACTACGAGCGCTCGCTGACCAAGGCGATCTGCGACGCCGGCGCGCCGGACGCCGTCACCACCTCGGGCGCGCTGGCCGAAGTGCTGACGCAGCTCGACCTCCACCGCGTCTCGGTGCTCACGCCGTACGACGCCGACCTCACCCGCGCCCTGCACGACTTCCTCGCCGAGCTGGGCGTCGAGACCGTGGCCAGCGACCACCTCGGGCTGGGCGGCGGCATCTGGAAGGTCAGCTACCGGACCATCGCCGAGCGCATCCTCGCCGCCGACCACGGCGACGCCGAAGCGATCTTCGTCAGCTGCACCAACCTTCCCACCTACGACGTGATCGAGCCGCTGGAAGCCGCCCTCGGCAAGCCCGTGCTCACCGCGAACCAGCTGACGATGTGGGCGTGCCTGCGCCGGATGAACCTTCCCATCGTCGGACCCGGGAGGTGGCTTCGTGACGTGTCGTGA
- a CDS encoding maleate cis-trans isomerase family protein: protein MTTIGFIYPDHAAEDDYPLAEQLLGGMAVDEGDIRLAVEHIYGTDKHALAELLDLGSEARLADGAALLAKHEPAAVIWACTSGSFVYGWEGARDQADRLAAVARVPASSTSFAFVHAARAMDIKRVAVAASYPDDIGRLFADFLGAGGIEVVTMASADIITAAEVGAMSPEAVVELAVSHDHPDAEAVLVPDTAMRTLAEINAVEAALRKPVLTANQVTVWEGLRLTGQHRLVRSLGALFRHRPDGSA, encoded by the coding sequence GTGACCACCATCGGTTTCATCTACCCCGACCACGCGGCCGAAGACGACTACCCGCTGGCCGAGCAGCTGCTCGGCGGCATGGCCGTCGACGAGGGCGACATCCGGCTGGCGGTAGAGCACATCTACGGCACCGACAAGCACGCGCTCGCCGAGCTGCTGGACCTCGGCAGCGAGGCCCGGCTCGCCGACGGCGCCGCCCTCCTCGCGAAGCACGAGCCCGCCGCGGTCATCTGGGCGTGCACCAGCGGCAGCTTCGTCTACGGCTGGGAGGGCGCCCGCGACCAGGCCGACCGCCTCGCCGCCGTCGCCCGGGTCCCGGCCTCCAGTACCTCCTTCGCGTTCGTGCACGCCGCGCGTGCCATGGACATCAAACGGGTCGCCGTCGCCGCCAGCTACCCGGACGACATCGGCCGGCTGTTCGCAGACTTCCTCGGGGCCGGCGGCATCGAGGTCGTCACGATGGCCAGCGCCGACATCATCACGGCCGCCGAAGTCGGCGCGATGAGTCCGGAGGCCGTCGTCGAGCTCGCCGTGAGCCACGACCACCCAGACGCCGAAGCCGTCCTCGTGCCGGACACCGCCATGCGCACCCTCGCCGAGATCAACGCCGTCGAAGCCGCGCTCCGCAAGCCCGTGTTGACCGCCAACCAGGTCACCGTCTGGGAGGGCCTGCGCCTGACCGGGCAGCACCGGCTCGTCCGCTCGCTCGGCGCGCTCTTCCGGCACCGGCCGGACGGGAGCGCCTGA
- a CDS encoding GntR family transcriptional regulator: MALPPGTLPEIEPVSRESTAAVIARQLRDAIMAGALPPGTQLGETELASRFQVSRGPLREAMQHLVSEGLLRSERHRGLFVIDLEPGDVYDIYAARSAIERAAMLRALRGGDRDRIADLLDQTVVEMATAASEDDPNALSTADLKFHEALINASGSKRLVRMARTLLIETRMCLTALQSTYQRVEERVEEHTKLIQALRDGDEETALALLEAHMEDAVQRLAPGTSLRGGHAPPVPGNA, from the coding sequence ATGGCCCTGCCACCGGGCACGCTGCCCGAGATCGAACCGGTCAGCCGCGAGTCGACGGCCGCCGTCATCGCGCGCCAGCTGCGGGACGCGATCATGGCCGGCGCCCTCCCGCCCGGCACCCAGCTCGGCGAAACCGAGCTGGCCTCACGGTTCCAGGTGTCACGGGGGCCGCTCCGGGAAGCCATGCAGCATCTGGTTTCCGAGGGGCTCCTGCGCAGTGAACGGCACCGCGGGCTGTTCGTGATCGACCTCGAGCCCGGCGACGTCTACGACATCTATGCAGCTCGCTCGGCGATCGAACGCGCCGCCATGCTCCGCGCCCTGCGCGGCGGGGACCGTGACCGGATCGCCGACCTGCTCGATCAGACCGTCGTCGAGATGGCGACCGCCGCAAGCGAAGACGACCCGAACGCGCTCTCCACCGCGGACCTCAAGTTCCACGAGGCCCTCATCAACGCCTCCGGCAGCAAGCGGCTCGTCCGGATGGCCCGGACGCTGCTCATCGAGACCCGGATGTGCCTGACCGCGCTGCAGAGTACGTACCAGCGGGTCGAGGAACGCGTGGAAGAGCACACGAAGCTCATCCAGGCGCTGCGGGACGGCGACGAAGAGACGGCGCTGGCGCTGCTGGAGGCCCACATGGAGGACGCCGTGCAGCGGCTTGCGCCGGGCACCAGCCTCAGGGGCGGACACGCCCCGCCGGTGCCGGGAAACGCGTGA
- a CDS encoding DUF4262 domain-containing protein, whose product MCWQCDNPDRPQSEYLMLLRDGVADRGWLVQGVERSGLYPPWAYTIGLSGFGLPELVVTGLPMRVAGDLLNGMAEHALHASPPSPGERIPLRGGPLVEVVALAEPSAHLVFAVALFGPEIRALQLVHADDQGRWPWSPDFRDGEGGQPVLGVRRAR is encoded by the coding sequence ATGTGCTGGCAGTGCGACAACCCGGACCGGCCACAGTCCGAATACCTGATGCTGCTCCGGGACGGCGTGGCCGACCGGGGCTGGCTCGTGCAGGGAGTGGAAAGATCCGGCCTGTACCCGCCATGGGCCTACACGATCGGGCTCAGCGGGTTCGGCCTGCCGGAGCTGGTCGTGACGGGCCTGCCCATGCGGGTGGCGGGTGACCTGCTCAACGGCATGGCCGAACACGCCCTGCACGCGTCGCCACCTTCGCCGGGGGAACGCATCCCGCTACGGGGCGGTCCGCTGGTCGAGGTCGTCGCGCTCGCGGAACCGTCGGCGCACCTGGTGTTCGCGGTCGCGCTGTTCGGCCCGGAAATCCGTGCGCTGCAACTGGTCCACGCGGACGACCAGGGCCGCTGGCCGTGGTCACCCGACTTCCGCGACGGCGAAGGCGGCCAGCCGGTCCTGGGGGTGCGCCGTGCCCGCTAA
- a CDS encoding tartrate dehydrogenase, with translation MTAYRLASIPGDGIGVDVTVEARKVLDRAAVLFDFALEWNEFDWSCERYARLGSMMPDDGVEQLSAFDGILLGAVGFPGVPDHVSLWGLLIPLRRAFQQYVNLRPVRLLPGTTSVLAGRKAEELELVIVRENSEGEYSAIGGRHNAGRPDEFVLQESVFTRVGVTRIIRYAFELARTRSSRVCSATKSNGLIHSMPFWDEIFAEVAAEFPDVHSEQMHVDALAARMVQAPDRLDIVVASNLFGDILSDLAAAITGGLGMAPSGNINPSGEFPSMFEAVHGSAPDIAGQGIANPVAQILAAAMLVEHLGEILAAQAIRAAVDRVLDEGRVRTPDLGGTDTTERLGTAVAEALG, from the coding sequence GTGACGGCCTACCGCTTGGCGAGCATCCCGGGTGACGGGATCGGCGTGGACGTCACGGTCGAGGCCCGCAAGGTCCTCGACCGGGCGGCCGTCCTCTTCGACTTCGCGTTGGAGTGGAACGAGTTCGACTGGAGCTGCGAGCGGTACGCCCGGCTCGGGTCGATGATGCCGGACGACGGCGTCGAGCAGCTCTCGGCGTTCGACGGGATCCTGCTCGGCGCGGTCGGCTTCCCCGGCGTCCCGGACCACGTTTCCCTGTGGGGCCTGCTGATCCCGCTGCGGCGCGCGTTCCAGCAGTACGTCAACCTGCGGCCGGTGCGGCTGCTGCCCGGCACGACATCGGTGCTGGCCGGGCGGAAGGCCGAGGAACTGGAGCTGGTCATCGTCCGCGAGAACTCCGAAGGGGAGTATTCGGCGATCGGCGGACGGCACAACGCCGGCCGGCCCGACGAATTCGTGCTGCAGGAGTCGGTTTTCACGCGCGTCGGCGTCACGCGGATCATCCGGTACGCGTTCGAACTGGCCCGGACGCGGTCTTCCCGCGTCTGCTCGGCGACGAAGTCCAACGGCCTGATCCACTCGATGCCGTTCTGGGACGAGATCTTCGCCGAGGTCGCGGCGGAGTTTCCGGACGTCCACAGTGAACAGATGCACGTGGATGCCTTGGCGGCGCGGATGGTCCAGGCGCCGGATCGCCTCGACATCGTCGTGGCGTCGAACCTCTTCGGCGACATCCTGAGCGACCTCGCGGCCGCGATCACCGGCGGGCTCGGCATGGCACCGTCCGGAAACATCAACCCATCGGGTGAATTCCCGTCGATGTTCGAGGCGGTCCACGGGAGCGCTCCGGACATCGCGGGGCAAGGGATCGCGAACCCTGTGGCACAGATCCTGGCGGCCGCGATGCTGGTCGAACACCTGGGCGAAATCCTTGCCGCGCAAGCGATCCGGGCCGCGGTGGACCGCGTGCTCGACGAGGGCCGAGTGCGCACCCCGGACCTCGGCGGCACGGATACCACAGAACGGCTCGGCACGGCGGTGGCCGAAGCGCTGGGCTGA
- a CDS encoding NAD-dependent succinate-semialdehyde dehydrogenase, translating into MSASTESGVVEAVGKELFIGGKWVAAQDGKTLAVVDPATGKELCHVADAAPSDGVAALDAAVAAQADFAKMAPRERGEILRRAFELLMQRQEELALLMTLEMGKPLAESKGEIAYAAEFFRWFAEEAVRIDGGFATAPNGVGRFLITKQPVGPTLLITPWNFPMAMGTRKIGPAVAAGCTMVIKPAAQTPLSMLALAGILAEAGLPEGVLNVLTTSDSGGVMEPLIRDGRARKLSFTGSTGVGRKLLEQCADKVLRTSMELGGNAPFLVFEDADMDAAIEGAMQAKMRNIGEACTAANRFYVQRGVVEEFARRLTERMRALPMGRGTEKDVVVGPLIDQNAVAKVTELVKDATDRGAKVLTGGSGVDGPGHFYQATVLTDVPQEARLTHEEIFGPVAPITPFDTEEEAVAKANDTEFGLVSYVFTSDLKRALRVSEALEAGMIGLNQGIVSNPAAPFGGIKQSGLGREGGSVGIDEFLETKYIAVAL; encoded by the coding sequence ATGAGCGCGAGCACCGAGTCCGGCGTCGTCGAGGCGGTCGGCAAGGAACTGTTCATCGGCGGCAAATGGGTCGCCGCCCAGGACGGGAAGACCCTCGCGGTGGTCGACCCGGCCACCGGTAAGGAGCTGTGCCACGTCGCCGACGCTGCACCGTCGGACGGCGTCGCGGCGCTGGACGCGGCCGTCGCAGCGCAGGCCGATTTCGCCAAGATGGCGCCCCGCGAGCGCGGCGAGATCCTGCGCCGGGCCTTCGAGCTGCTGATGCAGCGTCAGGAGGAGCTTGCCCTGCTGATGACCCTGGAGATGGGCAAGCCGCTCGCCGAGTCGAAGGGCGAGATCGCCTACGCCGCGGAGTTCTTCCGCTGGTTCGCCGAGGAGGCCGTCCGCATCGACGGCGGCTTCGCCACTGCCCCGAACGGCGTCGGCCGGTTCCTCATCACGAAGCAGCCGGTCGGCCCGACGCTGCTGATCACGCCGTGGAACTTCCCGATGGCGATGGGCACGCGCAAGATCGGCCCGGCGGTCGCCGCCGGCTGCACGATGGTGATCAAGCCGGCCGCGCAGACGCCGCTGTCGATGCTCGCGCTGGCCGGCATCCTCGCCGAGGCGGGACTGCCCGAAGGCGTGCTCAACGTCCTCACGACCAGCGACTCCGGCGGCGTGATGGAGCCGCTGATCCGCGACGGGCGCGCCCGCAAGCTCTCCTTCACCGGCTCGACCGGCGTCGGCCGCAAGCTGCTCGAGCAGTGCGCCGACAAGGTCTTGCGGACGTCGATGGAGCTGGGCGGCAACGCGCCGTTCCTGGTCTTCGAGGATGCGGACATGGACGCCGCCATCGAGGGCGCGATGCAGGCGAAGATGCGCAACATCGGCGAGGCGTGCACCGCGGCGAACCGCTTCTACGTGCAGCGCGGCGTCGTCGAGGAGTTCGCGCGGCGGCTGACCGAGCGCATGCGGGCCCTGCCGATGGGCCGCGGTACCGAGAAGGATGTCGTGGTCGGCCCGCTGATCGACCAGAACGCCGTGGCCAAGGTGACCGAGCTGGTCAAGGACGCCACCGACCGCGGCGCGAAGGTGCTCACCGGCGGCTCCGGCGTCGACGGCCCCGGCCACTTCTACCAGGCCACCGTGCTCACCGACGTCCCGCAGGAGGCGCGGCTGACGCACGAGGAGATCTTCGGGCCGGTCGCCCCGATCACGCCGTTCGACACCGAGGAAGAGGCGGTGGCGAAGGCGAACGACACCGAGTTCGGGCTGGTTTCCTACGTCTTCACCAGCGATCTCAAGCGGGCGCTGCGCGTCTCCGAGGCCCTCGAAGCCGGCATGATCGGGCTCAACCAGGGCATCGTGTCGAACCCGGCGGCACCGTTCGGCGGGATCAAGCAGTCCGGGCTCGGCCGCGAAGGCGGCTCGGTCGGCATCGACGAGTTCCTCGAGACCAAGTACATCGCGGTGGCCCTGTGA